One genomic window of Egicoccus sp. AB-alg2 includes the following:
- the ppk2 gene encoding polyphosphate kinase 2: MTNGERRLGSDAYDERGRVRKKHYERELARLQVELVKLQQWVRETGHRVVVLFEGRDAAGKGGAIERIAAKTNPRIVRTVALGVPSDRERTQWYFQRYVEQLPAAGEITLFDRSWYNRAGVERVMGFATEEEVAEFFRTAPQFEQMLQRAGIQLIKYWFSVSDEEQERRFRARAEDPVKRWKLSPMDVASWERWEDYSRAKDDMFAHTDTDASPWWVVDGEIKRNARLNCIAHLLEQIPYEDVTGEQVDLPLRPPASHADRPPMEQQRFVPRRY, from the coding sequence ATGACCAACGGGGAACGGCGGCTGGGATCTGACGCGTACGACGAGCGCGGACGCGTGCGCAAGAAGCACTACGAGCGGGAACTGGCGCGGCTGCAGGTCGAGCTGGTCAAGCTCCAGCAGTGGGTGCGGGAGACCGGCCACCGGGTCGTCGTGCTGTTCGAGGGCCGCGACGCCGCCGGCAAGGGTGGCGCCATCGAGCGCATCGCCGCCAAGACCAACCCCCGCATCGTGCGCACCGTCGCGCTGGGTGTGCCCAGCGACCGCGAACGCACCCAGTGGTACTTCCAGCGCTACGTCGAGCAACTGCCGGCCGCCGGCGAGATCACCCTGTTCGACCGCTCCTGGTACAACCGCGCCGGGGTCGAGCGGGTGATGGGGTTCGCGACCGAGGAAGAGGTCGCCGAGTTCTTCCGCACCGCGCCGCAGTTCGAGCAGATGCTGCAGCGGGCCGGTATCCAGCTCATCAAGTACTGGTTCTCCGTCAGCGACGAGGAGCAGGAGCGCCGCTTCCGCGCCCGGGCCGAGGACCCCGTGAAGCGCTGGAAGCTCTCCCCCATGGACGTCGCGTCGTGGGAGCGCTGGGAGGACTACTCGCGCGCGAAGGACGACATGTTCGCGCACACCGACACCGACGCCTCGCCGTGGTGGGTCGTCGACGGCGAGATCAAGCGCAACGCGCGGCTGAACTGCATCGCGCACCTGCTGGAGCAGATCCCGTACGAGGACGTGACCGGCGAGCAGGTCGACCTGCCGCTGCGGCCGCCCGCCAGCCACGCCGACCGACCCCCGATGGAACAGCAGCGCTTCGTGCCCAGGCGCTACTGA
- a CDS encoding alpha/beta fold hydrolase produces MLHSRETADAARPGVRPLVLVHGSGTTSRYFRPLLNALDGRLPAVALELPGIGHSPPTEVPTDVAGLADVLADWLRTTGRHPTTVVGNSMGCQVVTDLAIRHPELVGHVALIGPTVDRHRHGFFRQAGRLLLDATRERPSLVATAVTDGLLTNRLAAITYVRAALRHRLDRRLPLVRHPVLIVRGERDPMVGRRWVEELAAITPDARLVELPGAAHGTHHGRPHGVADLLVALASPDRREADGDDQRGTAAGI; encoded by the coding sequence GTGCTGCACAGTCGCGAGACCGCGGACGCGGCCCGGCCCGGCGTCCGACCGCTGGTGCTCGTGCACGGCTCGGGCACCACCTCGAGGTACTTCCGACCACTCCTGAACGCCCTCGACGGCCGTCTGCCCGCCGTCGCGTTGGAGCTGCCCGGTATCGGTCACAGCCCGCCGACCGAGGTGCCGACCGACGTCGCCGGGCTGGCCGACGTGCTCGCCGACTGGCTGCGCACGACCGGCCGGCACCCGACCACGGTGGTCGGCAACTCGATGGGCTGCCAGGTCGTCACCGACCTCGCCATCCGCCATCCCGAGCTGGTCGGGCACGTCGCGCTGATCGGCCCGACGGTGGACCGCCACCGGCACGGGTTCTTCCGGCAGGCCGGGCGGCTGCTGCTCGACGCGACCCGTGAGCGCCCCTCGCTGGTCGCCACCGCCGTCACCGACGGCCTGCTCACCAACCGCCTGGCCGCGATCACGTACGTGCGAGCAGCGCTGCGCCACCGGTTGGACCGACGCCTGCCGCTGGTGCGCCACCCGGTCCTGATCGTCCGCGGCGAGCGCGACCCGATGGTCGGCCGGCGCTGGGTCGAGGAACTGGCCGCCATCACCCCCGACGCCCGCCTGGTCGAGCTGCCCGGCGCGGCCCACGGCACCCACCATGGCCGACCGCACGGCGTCGCCGACCTGCTGGTCGCGTTAGCGTCACCCGACCGACGGGAGGCGGACGGCGATGACCAACGGGGAACGGCGGCTGGGATCTGA
- a CDS encoding fumarylacetoacetate hydrolase family protein, with the protein METRRILLAGAATTVVREGDELVAGDGRRVPVAQAVHLPPVLPSKILCVHLNYRSRVEEFGTTLPPAPTYFHKPVSALNGHEGDVVRPERCQWLNYEGEIGIVIGRHTRNVTQAQAWDHIAGYTVANDYGLHDFRDTDAGSMLRVKGSDTLCPLGPGMVSADAWDPRDGMRIRTLVNGEVKQDGNTAEMEWDMAYLVADLARTITLEPGDVVLSGTPANSRPVQPGDVVEVEVEGLGTLRNRIVTGPTAIRDEVGAQPTESEEVRSTALGGDWEFRGIRAPRKG; encoded by the coding sequence ATGGAGACACGGCGGATCCTGCTGGCGGGCGCGGCCACGACGGTGGTGCGCGAGGGCGACGAGTTGGTCGCCGGCGACGGCCGTCGCGTCCCGGTCGCGCAAGCCGTGCACCTGCCCCCGGTCCTGCCGTCCAAGATCCTGTGCGTGCACCTCAACTACCGCTCACGCGTCGAGGAGTTCGGCACGACCCTGCCGCCGGCGCCCACCTACTTCCACAAGCCGGTGTCCGCGCTCAACGGCCACGAGGGTGACGTGGTGCGTCCCGAGCGCTGCCAGTGGCTCAACTACGAGGGCGAGATCGGCATCGTCATCGGCCGGCACACCCGCAACGTCACCCAGGCGCAGGCCTGGGACCACATCGCCGGCTACACGGTGGCCAACGACTACGGCCTGCACGACTTCCGCGACACCGACGCCGGCTCGATGCTGCGTGTGAAGGGCTCCGACACGCTGTGTCCGCTGGGGCCGGGGATGGTGAGCGCCGACGCCTGGGACCCGCGCGACGGGATGCGCATCCGCACCCTCGTCAACGGCGAGGTCAAGCAGGACGGCAACACCGCGGAGATGGAGTGGGACATGGCCTACCTCGTGGCCGATCTGGCCCGCACCATCACCCTCGAGCCCGGCGACGTCGTGCTGTCGGGAACGCCCGCCAACTCCCGACCGGTGCAGCCGGGCGACGTCGTCGAGGTCGAGGTCGAGGGCCTGGGCACGCTGCGCAACCGCATCGTCACCGGCCCGACGGCCATCCGCGACGAGGTGGGCGCCCAACCGACCGAGTCCGAGGAGGTGCGCTCGACCGCGCTCGGGGGAGACTGGGAGTTCCGGGGTATCCGCGCCCCACGGAAGGGCTGA
- a CDS encoding acetoacetate decarboxylase family protein has protein sequence MAELQGFVFPRTATGRSSILPAPPWHYSGDLLTIEYRTDPERVIELLPDPIEPADDPGAVALVWADWQSCSDTFDELLDPVRAQYKEVFFVVRGRYQGEHVSRCVYIWVDKDYALVRGHYQGYPKKLGSIHLTRPVAYGKAGPRLEPGGRFGATLAAYDRRLAEARFTITGTADQGGFVNSHAMLHTRFLPAIEGAQAPPSLHELVTMKTVDVDAGPVYVGDADLTLFDVPGEEFGRLAPREMIGAYYRQVGATFVGGTTVHSYDD, from the coding sequence GTGGCCGAGTTGCAGGGATTCGTCTTTCCGCGCACGGCGACCGGGCGGTCGTCGATCCTGCCGGCGCCGCCCTGGCACTACAGCGGCGACCTGCTGACGATCGAGTACCGCACCGATCCGGAGCGGGTGATCGAACTGCTGCCCGACCCGATCGAACCCGCCGACGACCCCGGCGCGGTCGCGCTGGTGTGGGCGGACTGGCAGTCGTGCTCCGACACCTTCGACGAGCTGCTCGACCCGGTCCGGGCGCAGTACAAGGAGGTGTTCTTCGTCGTCCGCGGTCGCTACCAGGGCGAGCACGTCTCGCGCTGCGTCTACATCTGGGTCGACAAGGACTACGCGCTCGTGCGCGGGCACTACCAGGGCTATCCGAAGAAGCTCGGGTCCATCCACCTCACGCGGCCGGTCGCCTACGGCAAGGCCGGCCCCCGGCTGGAACCAGGCGGCCGCTTCGGCGCCACCCTGGCCGCCTACGACCGCCGGCTGGCCGAGGCGCGCTTCACCATCACCGGTACCGCGGACCAGGGCGGCTTCGTGAACAGCCACGCGATGCTGCACACCCGGTTCCTGCCGGCCATCGAGGGCGCGCAGGCACCGCCGTCGTTGCACGAACTGGTCACGATGAAGACCGTGGACGTCGACGCCGGACCGGTGTACGTGGGCGACGCGGACCTGACGCTGTTCGATGTGCCCGGCGAGGAGTTCGGGCGGCTCGCGCCGCGCGAGATGATCGGTGCGTACTACCGGCAGGTCGGGGCGACGTTCGTCGGCGGGACCACGGTCCACTCCTACGACGACTGA
- a CDS encoding catechol 1,2-dioxygenase produces MGEIVGAGLISHAPTIMFDEPTRRELNEGQEISLVPGLVRLRKEILDELQPDTIVILDTHWFTTVEHVVSAHEHREGKMTSSELPRGMKQVPYDYDGDRELALLIEKHGNALGTPTTAIDDPYLPVYYATVNLVHYLHQGEKVVSISIVQTGDDDDFLTLGRAIGEAVAASDRRAVVLASGGMSHTFHRLKNLPEHEASDPAHIITPEARAADEERIAWMEAGDHARIIDEMDAYHPHNPEGGFGHYLAMAAAIGGRDCRAPGRKLSDYENATGTGQVHVWFDRPEGGWTA; encoded by the coding sequence ATGGGTGAGATCGTCGGAGCGGGCCTGATCTCGCACGCGCCCACCATCATGTTCGACGAGCCGACGCGCCGCGAACTCAACGAGGGCCAGGAGATCTCCCTCGTCCCCGGGCTCGTGCGGCTGCGCAAGGAGATCCTGGACGAGCTGCAGCCCGACACCATCGTGATCCTCGACACCCACTGGTTCACGACCGTCGAGCACGTCGTGTCGGCACACGAGCACCGTGAGGGCAAGATGACCTCGTCGGAGCTGCCGCGGGGCATGAAGCAGGTGCCCTACGACTACGACGGCGACCGGGAACTGGCGCTGCTCATCGAGAAGCACGGCAACGCGCTCGGGACGCCGACCACCGCAATAGACGACCCGTACCTGCCCGTCTACTACGCCACCGTCAACCTGGTCCACTACCTGCACCAGGGCGAGAAGGTCGTGTCGATCTCGATCGTGCAGACCGGCGACGACGACGACTTCCTCACCTTGGGCCGGGCCATCGGCGAGGCCGTCGCCGCCAGCGACCGACGCGCGGTCGTGCTCGCCAGCGGCGGGATGAGCCACACCTTCCACCGGCTCAAGAACCTGCCCGAGCACGAGGCCAGCGACCCCGCCCACATCATCACCCCGGAGGCGCGCGCGGCGGACGAGGAGCGGATCGCCTGGATGGAGGCCGGTGACCACGCGCGGATCATCGACGAGATGGACGCCTACCACCCCCACAACCCCGAGGGCGGCTTCGGTCACTACCTGGCGATGGCGGCGGCGATCGGCGGACGCGACTGCCGGGCGCCGGGCCGCAAGCTGTCCGACTACGAGAACGCCACCGGCACCGGCCAGGTCCACGTCTGGTTCGACCGCCCGGAAGGCGGCTGGACGGCCTGA
- a CDS encoding aspartate aminotransferase family protein has translation MDSHLADVWFELTDLQVVSGSGATITTADGVDYLDLTSGIGVVNTGHCHPAVVEAVREQAGRFLHAQVNCYRHDKLEPLAARLAEVTPTGIERFFLANSGAEATEAAVKLAKQATGKPNVIVFQGSFHGRSHLTMAMTTSKAVYRAGHAPLPSGVLVAPFPYTFVTGEDEDASVARCLREFDLLLKTQTAPSEVAAVVIEPVLGEGGYVPAPRAFLEGLAERCRQHGLLFVADEVQTGFGRTGALFAIEHTDVQPDVLIMAKGIASGFPLSAIGASAETMAGWPVGSHGGTYGGNPMGCAAALATIDVLSAPGFLDAVQVRGRQFLDGLEELRARHPAIAENRGVGLMLATEIVDHAGRPDPVRTAALLSHLLRRERVVVMSCGPFGSTVRWIPPLIVGEDQVADAIAAFDRALTATEDVEDVA, from the coding sequence ATGGACTCGCATCTCGCGGACGTCTGGTTCGAGCTGACCGACCTGCAGGTCGTCAGCGGGTCGGGCGCGACGATCACCACCGCCGACGGCGTCGACTACCTCGACCTCACCTCCGGGATCGGCGTGGTCAACACCGGCCACTGCCACCCGGCCGTCGTCGAGGCGGTGCGCGAGCAGGCCGGCCGGTTCCTGCACGCGCAGGTCAACTGCTACCGCCACGACAAGCTCGAGCCGCTGGCCGCCCGGCTCGCCGAGGTGACCCCGACCGGCATCGAGCGCTTCTTCCTCGCCAACTCGGGCGCCGAGGCGACCGAGGCGGCGGTGAAGCTCGCCAAGCAGGCCACCGGCAAGCCCAACGTGATCGTCTTCCAGGGCAGCTTCCACGGCCGCTCGCACCTGACGATGGCGATGACCACGTCCAAGGCGGTGTACCGGGCCGGCCACGCACCGCTGCCCTCGGGCGTGCTGGTGGCGCCGTTCCCGTACACGTTCGTGACCGGCGAGGACGAGGACGCGTCGGTCGCCCGCTGCCTGCGCGAGTTCGACCTGCTGCTGAAGACCCAGACGGCGCCCTCGGAGGTCGCCGCGGTCGTCATCGAGCCCGTGCTCGGCGAGGGCGGCTACGTCCCGGCGCCGCGGGCGTTCCTCGAGGGCCTGGCCGAGCGCTGCCGGCAGCACGGGTTGCTGTTCGTCGCCGACGAGGTCCAGACCGGCTTCGGCCGCACCGGCGCGTTGTTCGCCATCGAGCACACCGACGTCCAGCCCGACGTGCTGATCATGGCCAAGGGGATCGCCTCCGGCTTCCCGCTCTCGGCGATCGGCGCGTCGGCCGAGACGATGGCGGGCTGGCCCGTCGGCTCGCACGGCGGCACCTACGGCGGCAACCCGATGGGCTGCGCCGCGGCGCTGGCCACCATCGACGTGCTGAGCGCACCCGGCTTCCTCGACGCCGTCCAGGTCCGGGGTCGGCAGTTCCTCGACGGCCTCGAGGAGTTGCGGGCCCGGCACCCGGCGATCGCGGAGAACCGCGGCGTCGGACTGATGCTGGCGACCGAGATCGTCGACCACGCCGGACGGCCCGATCCGGTGCGGACCGCTGCCCTGTTGTCGCACCTGCTGCGCCGGGAACGCGTGGTCGTCATGAGTTGTGGGCCGTTCGGGTCCACCGTGCGGTGGATCCCACCCCTGATCGTCGGCGAGGATCAGGTCGCCGACGCGATCGCCGCGTTCGATCGCGCGCTCACGGCCACCGAGGACGTGGAGGACGTCGCATGA
- a CDS encoding aldehyde dehydrogenase family protein: MSQTPVRIDGESVTTDESMEIYAPYDGKLVGEVPACGAEHVDRAVAAATRALREERLPAWRRAEILDRAAEQLADDEVAEDFARTIALEAAKPINTARVEVSRAVSTFRFSAAVCRTVAGEVLNLDASQAGEGRLGFGLRMPIGVVGAITPFNFPLNLVAHKLAPAIAAGCPVVLKPAHQTPLTGIKLAELLIDRCGLPASWLHVVTGHGSEVGAALVDHDDVAMITFTGSPPVGWGIRASAPRKKVSLELGNNSPVIIQPDGDWQGAAKKIAAAGNSHAGQSCISVQRVFVHRDVADDFTAALVEAVEALVVGDPLDDATQVSTLIDEENRDRVAGWIDEAVAAGATVATGGKVDDAGVLQPTVLTDVSGDMKVCAEEVFGPVVGVATYDDVEEALRAANDTKYGLHAGIFTQDLAVARRAIEELDFGGVVVNDVPTWRADQMPYGGLRDSGNTREGPLYSVLEMTELRSAVFS, translated from the coding sequence ATGAGCCAGACCCCGGTCCGCATCGACGGCGAGTCCGTCACCACGGATGAGTCGATGGAGATCTACGCCCCCTACGACGGCAAGCTCGTCGGCGAGGTGCCCGCCTGCGGCGCCGAGCACGTCGACCGCGCCGTCGCCGCCGCCACCCGGGCCCTGCGCGAGGAGCGGCTGCCGGCATGGCGCCGTGCGGAGATCCTCGACCGCGCGGCGGAACAGCTCGCCGACGACGAGGTCGCCGAGGACTTCGCGCGCACCATCGCCCTGGAGGCGGCCAAGCCGATCAACACCGCCCGCGTCGAGGTGTCGCGGGCCGTGTCGACCTTCCGGTTCTCCGCCGCCGTGTGCCGCACCGTCGCCGGCGAGGTCCTGAACCTCGACGCCTCGCAGGCCGGGGAGGGCCGGCTGGGGTTCGGGCTGCGGATGCCGATCGGCGTCGTCGGCGCGATCACGCCGTTCAACTTCCCGCTCAACCTCGTCGCCCACAAGCTCGCGCCCGCCATCGCCGCCGGCTGCCCGGTCGTGCTCAAGCCCGCCCACCAGACACCGCTCACCGGCATCAAGCTCGCCGAACTGCTGATCGACCGCTGCGGGCTGCCCGCGTCGTGGCTGCACGTCGTGACCGGACACGGCTCGGAGGTCGGCGCCGCGCTGGTCGACCACGACGACGTGGCCATGATCACCTTCACCGGCTCCCCGCCGGTCGGCTGGGGCATCCGCGCGTCCGCGCCGCGCAAGAAGGTGTCGCTGGAGCTCGGCAACAACTCGCCGGTCATCATCCAGCCCGATGGCGACTGGCAGGGCGCGGCGAAGAAGATCGCGGCCGCCGGCAACAGCCACGCCGGGCAGTCGTGCATCTCGGTGCAGCGGGTGTTCGTGCACCGTGACGTCGCCGACGACTTCACCGCCGCGCTGGTGGAGGCGGTCGAGGCGCTCGTGGTCGGTGACCCGCTCGACGACGCGACCCAGGTCTCCACGCTGATCGACGAGGAGAACCGCGACCGCGTCGCCGGCTGGATCGACGAGGCCGTCGCCGCCGGTGCGACCGTGGCCACCGGCGGCAAGGTCGACGACGCCGGCGTGCTGCAGCCCACCGTGCTCACCGACGTCAGCGGCGACATGAAGGTCTGCGCCGAGGAGGTCTTCGGGCCGGTGGTCGGCGTCGCGACCTACGACGACGTCGAGGAGGCGTTGCGAGCGGCCAACGACACCAAGTACGGCCTGCACGCCGGCATCTTCACGCAGGACCTCGCGGTCGCCAGGCGCGCCATCGAGGAACTCGACTTCGGCGGCGTGGTCGTCAACGACGTGCCGACCTGGCGTGCCGACCAGATGCCCTACGGCGGCCTGCGCGACTCGGGGAACACCCGCGAGGGTCCGCTCTACAGCGTCCTGGAGATGACCGAGCTGCGGTCGGCCGTGTTCTCCTGA
- a CDS encoding DUF4916 domain-containing protein gives MSTSDLTETHPSWLDEDALHEVRRQVPMVYVEAVPVRVDHLGRVEKVGLLLRAQPDASVSRAVVSGRVMYGETLRDALWRHLTKDLGAEAAPQLPPGIAPFTVAEYFPEEGRGFHDPRQHAVALGYVVPCDGECRPPQDALDLAWLSPREAVSPHIAEEMSEGHGRIVRRALAWCGQLP, from the coding sequence ATGTCGACGTCCGACCTCACGGAGACCCACCCGTCCTGGCTCGACGAGGACGCCCTGCACGAGGTCCGACGCCAGGTACCGATGGTGTACGTCGAGGCTGTCCCGGTCCGCGTCGACCACCTCGGCCGCGTGGAGAAGGTCGGGCTGCTCCTCCGAGCACAGCCCGACGCCAGCGTCTCGCGCGCGGTGGTGTCGGGCCGCGTCATGTACGGCGAGACGTTGCGCGACGCGCTCTGGCGCCACCTGACCAAGGATCTCGGCGCCGAGGCGGCACCGCAGCTGCCGCCCGGGATCGCGCCCTTCACCGTCGCGGAGTACTTCCCCGAGGAGGGCCGCGGGTTCCACGACCCGCGCCAGCACGCCGTGGCGCTGGGCTACGTCGTGCCCTGCGACGGCGAGTGCCGGCCGCCGCAGGACGCGCTGGACCTCGCCTGGCTCTCGCCGCGCGAGGCCGTCAGCCCGCACATCGCCGAGGAGATGTCCGAGGGGCACGGCCGCATCGTCCGCCGCGCCCTGGCCTGGTGCGGGCAGCTCCCCTGA
- a CDS encoding fasciclin domain-containing protein yields the protein MKPFHRSGQRALAASAAVALALAACNQEGDQPEESPEQTQTDPGTEAETDDEVALPTGVFGEQCQEILAAADLENGATTEPGTVGDDDAGTDAGTDTEAGTDTGTETDTDADAGTDTGADAGTDTDADAGTDTDADAGTDTDTDADAGTDDAGTDDAGTEGDTGDLDAEADTESDDPGGTAGDEDATADTDDTTGADTDPGTTGEFGEQQLREMPLVEVVQALPALSQLAGMLQTSDLLTQLEGGQVTLFAPTDEAFQGFDSPGVATDEGDTGAADDTGATDDTGATDDAAGDTGATDDTGATDDAAGDTGATDDTGATDDAADDAGATDDTGAADDTGAAGDAGVATDPGAEAGDTESVLAYHVHPDGALMAQDLVDQGSVSTLLGATGATGDATTDDATTDDATDETGATDDTGAADDATDDTGATDDTGAADDATDDTGATDDTGATDDTGATDDTGATDDTATGGEELTVTATDDTVTIEGAQNSATVVCANIETADGVIHVIDEVLLPDTQNGAAQQDDTTEGATGGETDAGADDTGTDLEDEADTGTTADPGTDTGVDGQTEGDTDGGATG from the coding sequence GTGAAACCGTTCCACCGATCCGGGCAGCGCGCCCTGGCCGCATCCGCAGCCGTCGCGCTCGCCCTCGCCGCCTGCAACCAGGAAGGCGACCAGCCCGAGGAGTCGCCCGAGCAGACGCAGACGGACCCGGGTACGGAGGCGGAGACCGACGACGAGGTCGCGCTGCCCACCGGGGTCTTCGGCGAGCAGTGTCAGGAGATCCTCGCCGCCGCCGACCTCGAGAACGGGGCCACGACCGAGCCCGGCACCGTCGGTGACGACGACGCCGGGACGGACGCGGGTACCGACACCGAGGCGGGCACCGACACCGGCACGGAGACCGACACGGACGCGGACGCCGGTACCGACACCGGCGCGGACGCCGGTACCGACACCGACGCGGACGCCGGCACCGACACCGACGCGGACGCCGGCACCGACACCGACACCGACGCGGACGCCGGCACGGACGACGCCGGCACGGACGACGCCGGCACCGAGGGCGACACCGGTGACCTCGACGCCGAGGCCGACACCGAGTCCGACGACCCCGGCGGCACGGCCGGTGACGAGGACGCCACCGCCGACACCGACGACACGACCGGCGCGGACACCGACCCCGGCACCACCGGTGAGTTCGGCGAGCAGCAACTGCGCGAGATGCCGCTGGTCGAGGTCGTCCAGGCCCTGCCGGCACTCTCCCAGCTGGCCGGGATGCTGCAGACGTCCGACCTGCTCACGCAGCTCGAGGGTGGCCAGGTGACGCTCTTCGCGCCCACCGACGAGGCCTTCCAGGGCTTCGACTCGCCGGGCGTCGCCACCGACGAGGGCGACACCGGTGCAGCCGACGACACGGGTGCGACCGACGACACCGGTGCGACCGACGACGCGGCCGGCGACACCGGTGCGACCGACGACACCGGCGCGACCGACGACGCGGCCGGCGACACCGGTGCGACCGACGACACCGGCGCGACCGACGACGCGGCCGATGACGCGGGTGCGACCGACGACACCGGCGCGGCCGACGACACCGGTGCCGCCGGCGACGCCGGCGTGGCCACCGACCCGGGTGCCGAGGCCGGGGACACGGAGAGCGTGCTCGCCTACCACGTGCACCCCGACGGTGCCCTGATGGCCCAGGACCTGGTCGACCAGGGCTCGGTGTCCACGCTGCTCGGCGCCACGGGCGCGACCGGCGACGCCACGACGGACGACGCCACGACGGACGACGCGACCGACGAGACCGGTGCGACGGATGACACGGGCGCTGCCGACGACGCGACCGACGACACGGGTGCGACGGATGACACGGGCGCTGCCGACGACGCGACCGACGACACGGGTGCGACCGACGACACGGGTGCGACCGACGACACGGGTGCGACCGACGACACCGGCGCGACCGACGACACCGCGACCGGTGGCGAGGAACTGACCGTCACCGCGACCGACGACACCGTCACGATCGAGGGCGCGCAGAACAGCGCCACCGTCGTCTGCGCCAACATCGAGACGGCCGACGGCGTCATCCACGTGATCGACGAGGTGCTGCTGCCCGACACCCAGAACGGTGCCGCGCAGCAGGACGACACGACCGAGGGTGCGACCGGCGGCGAGACCGACGCCGGCGCAGACGACACGGGCACGGACCTCGAGGACGAGGCCGACACCGGCACCACCGCCGACCCGGGCACGGACACCGGCGTCGACGGGCAGACCGAGGGCGACACGGACGGTGGCGCGACTGGCTGA
- a CDS encoding CPBP family intramembrane glutamic endopeptidase, which yields MARLADRPFPRARDEEGDLLVPLAVSGALLTWSVGTNLGLGDEGYLERNVALAVGLWWLARRLGYDAAELGLGRASLRRGTVVGALAFAAVAVAVALGVALRDRLPIVDALLADQRADLAPSELVHQVLLRIPVGTAAFEEFAFRGFLLAVLLRHLDTRTAWLWAAAVFGLWHVPPTIVTLRMNGVAPASGEGLVAVAGAVAVTAVAGLGFTWLRRHGGHLVAPVLAHWATNATGLLAAAAARSG from the coding sequence GTGGCGCGACTGGCTGACCGACCGTTCCCCCGCGCGCGGGACGAGGAGGGTGACCTCCTCGTCCCGCTCGCCGTGTCCGGGGCCCTGCTGACGTGGTCGGTCGGGACCAACCTCGGGCTCGGTGACGAGGGGTACCTCGAGCGCAACGTCGCCCTCGCCGTCGGGTTGTGGTGGTTGGCACGGCGACTGGGGTACGACGCAGCCGAACTCGGCCTCGGCCGTGCGAGCCTGCGGCGAGGCACCGTCGTCGGTGCCCTCGCGTTCGCGGCCGTCGCCGTCGCGGTGGCGCTGGGCGTGGCGCTGCGCGACCGGCTCCCGATCGTGGACGCGCTGCTGGCGGACCAGCGCGCCGACCTCGCTCCATCGGAGCTGGTCCACCAGGTGCTGCTTCGCATTCCCGTCGGCACGGCGGCGTTCGAGGAGTTCGCCTTCCGCGGTTTCCTGCTGGCCGTGCTGCTCCGCCACCTCGACACCCGCACCGCCTGGCTGTGGGCGGCGGCCGTGTTCGGACTGTGGCACGTCCCACCGACGATCGTGACGCTGCGCATGAACGGCGTGGCTCCGGCCAGTGGGGAGGGGCTGGTGGCCGTCGCCGGCGCCGTGGCCGTGACGGCCGTGGCCGGGCTCGGCTTCACGTGGCTCCGCCGGCACGGTGGGCACCTCGTCGCGCCCGTGCTCGCGCACTGGGCGACCAACGCGACCGGGCTGCTGGCTGCCGCTGCGGCCCGTTCGGGCTGA